One genomic window of Cyanobacteriota bacterium includes the following:
- the menB gene encoding 1,4-dihydroxy-2-naphthoyl-CoA synthase, giving the protein MAKITINRPHKRNAFRPQTIVELYDAFADAREDLTIGVVLLTGAGPHTDGKYAFCAGGDQSVRGHGGYVDGQGVPRLNVLDLQRLIRSMPKVVIALVAGYAIGGGHVLHVLCDLTIAADNAVFGQTGPKVGSFDGGFGASYLARIVGQKKAREIWFLCRQYNAQQALEMGLVNCVVPVDELEAEGIRWAQEILAKSPIAIRCLKAAFNADCDGQAGLQELAGNATLLYYMTDEGNEGKQAFLEKRSPNFRNYPWLP; this is encoded by the coding sequence ATCGCCAAAATCACCATCAACCGTCCGCACAAGCGCAACGCCTTTCGTCCGCAGACCATTGTGGAACTGTATGACGCATTTGCAGATGCACGGGAAGATTTGACGATCGGCGTTGTCCTGCTAACAGGGGCTGGCCCCCATACGGATGGTAAGTATGCCTTTTGTGCCGGTGGCGACCAGAGTGTGCGAGGGCACGGAGGCTACGTGGATGGTCAGGGTGTACCGCGCTTAAACGTGCTGGATTTGCAGCGACTGATTCGTTCCATGCCCAAGGTGGTGATTGCCCTGGTAGCAGGCTATGCGATCGGTGGCGGGCATGTGTTGCATGTGCTGTGTGACCTGACGATCGCTGCTGACAATGCCGTCTTTGGGCAGACAGGGCCTAAGGTGGGCAGTTTTGACGGTGGGTTTGGGGCTAGCTACCTAGCCCGCATTGTCGGGCAGAAAAAGGCACGGGAAATCTGGTTCCTCTGTCGGCAATACAATGCACAACAGGCCCTAGAGATGGGCTTAGTGAATTGCGTAGTACCCGTGGATGAGTTGGAGGCTGAGGGAATTCGATGGGCGCAGGAGATTTTGGCAAAAAGTCCGATCGCCATTCGTTGCCTCAAGGCTGCCTTTAATGCTGACTGCGATGGACAGGCAGGCTTGCAAGAGCTAGCAGGAAACGCCACGTTGCTCTACTACATGACTGACGAGGGCAATGAAGGTAAACAAGCATTCCTAGAAAAGCGATCGCCAAACTTCCGTAACTATCCCTGGTTACCCTGA
- a CDS encoding DUF1997 domain-containing protein, whose product MLTRFAASQTALITVPSESVPIHHYLRQPQRLVNALVDPSRMESLGSGCFRLKMRPLSLMELTFQPMVDLKVWATPEGTVYLKSMGCEIRGIDYINQRFSLTLTGILKPRQLDGLTQLDGRADLEVQVELPPPLWLTPAPLLETAGNGLLKSVLLTIKQRLMAQLLTDYQRWARAETEVIASARGLQLQGNQG is encoded by the coding sequence ATGCTGACTCGCTTCGCTGCTTCCCAGACTGCGCTCATTACTGTGCCTTCTGAGTCGGTGCCCATTCATCACTATCTGCGCCAACCACAGCGTCTAGTTAACGCCCTTGTGGATCCCAGCCGGATGGAGAGTTTAGGGAGTGGGTGCTTCCGGTTGAAGATGCGTCCGCTGAGCTTGATGGAGTTGACCTTTCAGCCAATGGTTGACTTAAAGGTATGGGCGACCCCAGAGGGAACGGTCTACTTAAAATCTATGGGCTGCGAGATTCGGGGCATTGACTACATTAACCAGCGGTTTAGCTTGACCTTAACGGGCATTCTCAAACCTCGGCAGCTAGATGGTCTAACCCAGTTAGATGGGCGGGCAGACCTAGAAGTACAAGTGGAGTTGCCCCCACCACTATGGCTGACACCAGCACCCCTGTTGGAAACTGCGGGCAATGGATTGCTTAAAAGCGTGTTGCTGACTATTAAGCAACGACTTATGGCTCAACTGTTGACAGATTATCAGCGCTGGGCACGGGCTGAAACGGAGGTTATAGCGTCTGCTAGGGGGTTGCAACTTCAGGGTAACCAGGGATAG